In Isoptericola jiangsuensis, the following proteins share a genomic window:
- a CDS encoding DUF4956 domain-containing protein: MSPYLLYAIDAVAVAVLTFALYFPRHRRRDLVVAFLGMNIGVLAVASVLAQSSVGAGLGLGLFGVLSIIRLRSNELSQHEVAYYFASLALGLLGGLGASVGWLSVAGMALILLVMALADSPRLFAAHRTTRVVVDRAISDHGALVAHLEHLLGGLVHSASVERLDLANDTTVVEVRYRTDVAPAHLPPDPVDVPRHADLAVTR, translated from the coding sequence ATGTCGCCCTACCTGCTCTACGCGATCGACGCCGTCGCCGTCGCCGTCCTCACGTTCGCCCTCTACTTCCCGCGCCACCGGCGCCGCGACCTCGTCGTCGCGTTCCTCGGGATGAACATCGGGGTCCTGGCCGTCGCGTCCGTCCTCGCGCAGTCCAGCGTCGGCGCCGGCCTCGGGCTCGGACTCTTCGGTGTCCTGTCGATCATCCGGCTGCGCTCCAACGAGCTGTCGCAGCACGAGGTCGCCTACTACTTCGCGTCCCTCGCGCTCGGCCTCCTCGGCGGCCTCGGCGCGTCCGTCGGCTGGCTGTCCGTCGCCGGCATGGCCCTCATCCTGCTCGTCATGGCCCTGGCCGACAGCCCACGCCTGTTCGCCGCGCACCGCACCACGCGCGTCGTCGTCGACCGCGCCATCTCCGACCACGGCGCCCTCGTCGCCCACCTGGAGCACCTGCTCGGCGGCCTCGTCCACAGCGCGTCCGTGGAACGCCTCGACCTCGCCAACGACACCACCGTCGTCGAGGTCCGTTACCGCACCGACGTCGCCCCCGCCCACCTTCCGCCCGACCCCGTGGACGTGCCGCGGCACGCCGACCTGGCGGTGACCCGATGA
- a CDS encoding polyphosphate polymerase domain-containing protein, translating to MTVAPSAADVVAHGLAPRPSVTLAELDATAALQTRVDRKYVLTPAEVADLLAALSPTARVLDIDGRRTFTYASTYYDTADLMTFHQAARRRRRRFKVRTRTYVDTGGTFLEVKTRAARGVTVKERVPAEHGGPRLTPDAAGFVDDRLAAARVAAPPSTALSPVLSSHYRRTTVLAPDARVTLDTDLTWRLAPGPDADARWADVGGLVVVETKAGTAPSSVDRLLWRAGHRPDRISKYATGLAVLRPELPDHPWRRLRRERLAA from the coding sequence ATGACGGTCGCCCCCTCCGCGGCCGACGTCGTCGCGCACGGCCTCGCCCCGCGCCCGTCGGTGACGCTCGCCGAGCTCGACGCCACCGCCGCCCTCCAGACCCGCGTCGACCGCAAGTACGTCCTCACGCCCGCGGAGGTCGCCGACCTCCTCGCCGCCCTCTCCCCCACTGCCCGCGTGCTCGACATCGACGGCCGCCGCACCTTCACCTACGCCTCCACCTACTACGACACCGCCGACCTGATGACGTTCCACCAGGCCGCCCGACGTCGTCGGCGCCGCTTCAAGGTCCGCACCCGCACCTACGTCGACACCGGCGGCACGTTCCTCGAGGTCAAGACGCGGGCCGCCCGCGGCGTCACCGTCAAGGAGCGCGTCCCCGCGGAGCACGGCGGGCCGCGCCTCACCCCCGACGCCGCCGGGTTCGTCGACGACCGCCTCGCCGCCGCCCGCGTCGCCGCGCCCCCGTCGACGGCCCTGAGCCCCGTCCTGTCCTCCCACTACCGCCGCACCACCGTGCTCGCCCCCGACGCCCGCGTCACCCTCGACACGGACCTCACCTGGCGGCTCGCCCCCGGCCCCGACGCCGACGCGCGCTGGGCCGACGTCGGCGGACTCGTCGTCGTCGAGACGAAGGCCGGCACCGCGCCGTCGTCCGTCGACCGCCTCCTGTGGCGGGCCGGCCACCGGCCCGACCGCATCTCCAAGTACGCGACAGGGCTCGCCGTCCTGCGCCCCGAGCTCCCCGACCACCCCTGGCGACGCCTGCGCCGCGAGCGCCTGGCCGCCTGA
- a CDS encoding carbohydrate-binding domain-containing protein, with translation MNPQHLPLWTRHPWTRAVAAAAAGVLTLGAVAACSVDDATATSAAGSSTSTSEVSATSSVGMTATEVLAENLDASDTVELAASTWDTADEIAVDLDDPTATDGVEVDGDTVTLTAPGTYVLSGSLAGQVKVDSADDGVVRLVLDGADITSSTGAAIDVRDADQVHVVLADGSTNRLEDAAEYAATDEDNAANAALYSTADMAISGSGALEVVGNSNDGITGKDGLVVASGNITVTAVDDGIRGKDYLVVSGGTIDVTAGGDGLKSDNEDDATAGYVALLGGELTVAAGSDGVQGFTDVAVVDGTLTVTESEEGLEAAVIAVSGGTVDVTSSDDALNATVKEPEDESTDTTTDSGTDSGTDGTTSDDSATTDGTTDGATDGTADQAMPGGPGGGGGGGDMAVQEGASLTITGGTVHAVAGTDGLDSNGVIEISGGTTVIEAAGSGSADSGQAMGGGGEGALDANGTTTITGGAVVTSGNAATGSVDVTNGWASLSAGVEEGATVEVASSDGTVLASVELTRATSSLAFTADGMAAGDEYTVKVNGSEAGTATAEDTVSGSMGGGGQMPGDGTMPDGGTRPERGTPPDSGGQMPGGTTDGTTDGSTSGSTDSSTGGTTDSSTSGTTSTTTDV, from the coding sequence ATGAACCCGCAGCACCTGCCCCTCTGGACCCGCCACCCCTGGACCCGTGCCGTCGCCGCCGCCGCGGCGGGCGTCCTCACTCTCGGAGCCGTCGCCGCGTGCAGCGTCGACGACGCGACCGCCACGAGCGCCGCCGGCTCCTCGACGAGCACGAGCGAGGTGTCCGCCACGTCGTCCGTCGGGATGACGGCCACCGAGGTCCTCGCGGAGAACCTCGACGCGTCCGACACCGTCGAGCTCGCCGCGTCCACCTGGGACACCGCCGACGAGATCGCCGTCGACCTGGACGACCCGACCGCGACCGACGGCGTGGAGGTCGACGGCGACACCGTCACCCTCACCGCGCCCGGCACGTACGTGCTGTCCGGCAGCCTCGCCGGACAGGTGAAGGTCGACTCGGCCGACGACGGCGTGGTGCGGCTCGTGCTCGACGGCGCCGACATCACGTCGTCGACGGGTGCCGCGATCGACGTGCGCGACGCCGACCAGGTGCACGTCGTCCTCGCCGACGGCTCCACCAACCGCCTCGAGGACGCCGCCGAGTACGCCGCCACCGACGAGGACAACGCCGCCAACGCAGCCCTGTACTCGACCGCGGACATGGCGATCTCCGGCAGCGGCGCCCTAGAGGTCGTCGGGAACTCGAACGACGGCATCACCGGCAAGGACGGGCTCGTCGTCGCGAGCGGCAACATCACCGTCACCGCGGTCGACGACGGCATCCGCGGCAAGGACTACCTCGTGGTGTCAGGCGGCACGATCGACGTCACCGCGGGCGGCGACGGCCTCAAGTCCGACAACGAGGACGACGCCACCGCCGGATACGTCGCCCTGCTGGGCGGCGAGCTGACCGTCGCGGCCGGGTCCGACGGCGTGCAGGGCTTCACCGACGTCGCGGTCGTCGACGGCACCCTCACCGTGACCGAGTCGGAGGAAGGTCTCGAGGCGGCCGTCATCGCCGTCTCCGGCGGCACCGTCGACGTCACCTCCAGCGACGACGCGCTCAACGCGACCGTGAAGGAGCCCGAGGACGAGTCGACCGACACGACCACGGACTCCGGGACCGACTCCGGGACCGACGGGACGACGTCCGACGACTCCGCCACGACCGACGGGACCACCGACGGCGCGACCGACGGCACCGCCGACCAGGCGATGCCGGGCGGCCCGGGCGGCGGAGGTGGCGGCGGCGACATGGCCGTGCAGGAGGGCGCGTCGCTCACCATCACCGGCGGCACCGTGCACGCCGTCGCCGGGACGGACGGGCTGGACTCGAACGGCGTCATCGAGATCTCGGGCGGCACCACCGTCATCGAGGCGGCCGGGTCCGGCTCCGCCGACTCGGGGCAGGCCATGGGCGGTGGCGGCGAGGGCGCGCTCGACGCCAACGGCACGACCACCATCACCGGCGGGGCGGTCGTCACGTCCGGCAACGCCGCGACCGGTTCGGTCGACGTGACGAACGGCTGGGCGAGCCTGAGCGCTGGCGTCGAGGAGGGCGCCACCGTGGAGGTCGCGTCGTCGGACGGCACCGTGCTCGCGTCGGTCGAGCTGACCCGGGCGACGTCGTCGCTGGCGTTCACCGCCGACGGCATGGCCGCCGGCGACGAGTACACGGTGAAGGTGAACGGCTCAGAGGCCGGGACGGCCACGGCGGAGGACACCGTGTCCGGGTCGATGGGCGGCGGCGGTCAGATGCCGGGCGACGGCACGATGCCCGACGGCGGTACCCGGCCCGAGCGCGGCACCCCGCCCGACAGCGGCGGCCAGATGCCGGGCGGCACGACCGACGGCACGACCGACGGGTCCACGAGCGGCTCGACTGACAGCTCGACCGGCGGCACGACGGACAGCTCGACGAGCGGCACCACGTCCACCACGACCGACGTCTGA
- a CDS encoding carbohydrate-binding protein, producing the protein MTPIGRTLRTPLAAVATAALTLTSLTAVAAGPAGALDANDLAPGSITADRTVGDFTILATAAKGVTVDASDRTSDRGDVYTQRLKLNGSGDATQRSVRLTVDEPAEVLVHARSGSGTADRALALYDADWTVLDTVPALADDTGTTIATETLDVPAAGTYWIASPSSGVNLYYAEVVDGPALERAPWADVAAPVVDAVEVDPADPSRLLVQYTGLLGDDGADVAHAILTDADGVEADRAFTAVDGTSGTVALTPPSSGTYTVRVELTRSGETTAHASAAVTAPDFALPLAGPEVTGALTTAVSGGRATVTVEWGAVAEATTYAVQTAQDGDFTDAVTDVTGTTADLTGLTPGAVYQVRVVAHRGTDATAGEPFEVVVADAVERWQSADIGSNAGSGGSIVENADGSITFDARASSTKLASSEDGFQYYYTQIDPTTENFTLTATFRVDDAATKDNQSGFGVLAVDTLVPGVSAARYMNSAGALVTRYGEGTTTVRDGTPGARFVHGYTGAPDDATAGARDTSGSVVFDETWRSDVTSGPRFATGDTFTFSLRGSNTGHHATWLRDAADGGDVEVISYDPDMLLQQDGDHIYVGMAVARKIQVTVTDWELTTVRPEDDDAPLDPPTVPVAATLGVDVTPTTPHHTLDLPFVANMHGTGQVLDAAGDIVVDDVELAPGERVLVPVDLTDGVNELTARLLPDADQPQLGDREELASTDPVDVPLTLTVHAYGEPGQSIRVTPDGTPDGTGTSADPLDLHTAVAYAQPGQQIVLAGGTYALDRKVVVGRGLDGTPDAPITLMSAPGQRATLDLAGSPDGGLVLRGDWWHVHDLEITRSRDKAKPMLVEGHHNVVERVESHHNADTGIQISGRSAEPPTMWPSHNLVVSSESHHNADPGGNDADGFGVKLTVGEGNVLRHNIAHHNIDDGWDLYAKSTTGPIGTVVVEDSVAYANGYLSEDPTRTGEGNGFKLGGESIPGDHLLRNSVSYGNLGTGVTSNSGPDVRLDGVTSVGNDRGVRLETNASTTAYEAHGVISWRNPATDVLGLKQTDTSLLTNPTNHWNLGGTSAVDASWFVSTDETVAPEIAADGSVDLHGLYELTDAAPADTGARPAPVDDPTVIELLPEVGAEPGPAPWYASTVYLRGDVVQHDGTVYEARWWSRNQEPGISAFGPWTEVGPADAAPAVAECAPAWERTRTYTGGEVVSHDGVNHRAQWWTRGDEPGTSVWGSWSAVGPCA; encoded by the coding sequence ATGACACCGATCGGGCGGACCCTCCGCACCCCGCTGGCGGCCGTCGCCACCGCGGCGCTCACCCTCACCTCCCTCACCGCCGTCGCCGCCGGACCCGCCGGCGCCCTCGACGCGAACGACCTCGCCCCCGGCAGCATCACCGCCGACCGGACCGTCGGGGACTTCACGATCCTCGCCACCGCCGCCAAGGGCGTCACCGTCGACGCGTCCGACCGCACCTCCGACCGCGGAGACGTCTACACCCAGCGCCTCAAGCTCAACGGCTCCGGCGACGCCACCCAGCGGTCCGTGCGCCTCACCGTCGACGAACCCGCCGAGGTGCTCGTGCACGCCCGCAGCGGCAGCGGCACCGCCGACCGCGCCCTCGCGCTCTACGACGCCGACTGGACGGTCCTCGACACCGTCCCGGCGCTCGCGGACGACACCGGCACCACCATCGCCACCGAGACGCTCGACGTGCCCGCCGCGGGCACGTACTGGATCGCGTCCCCCAGCTCCGGCGTCAACCTGTACTACGCGGAGGTCGTCGACGGTCCCGCCCTCGAGCGGGCACCCTGGGCCGACGTCGCCGCGCCCGTCGTCGACGCCGTCGAGGTCGACCCCGCCGACCCGTCGCGCCTCCTCGTGCAGTACACGGGCCTGCTCGGCGACGACGGCGCGGACGTCGCGCACGCGATCCTCACCGACGCGGACGGCGTCGAGGCCGACCGCGCCTTCACCGCCGTCGACGGCACGTCCGGCACCGTCGCGCTCACGCCGCCGTCGTCCGGCACGTACACCGTGCGGGTCGAGCTGACGCGCTCCGGCGAGACCACGGCGCACGCTTCCGCGGCCGTCACGGCGCCCGACTTCGCCCTGCCGCTCGCCGGCCCCGAGGTCACCGGCGCCCTCACCACCGCCGTGTCCGGCGGCCGCGCCACCGTCACCGTCGAGTGGGGCGCCGTCGCCGAGGCCACCACCTACGCCGTGCAGACCGCGCAGGACGGCGACTTCACCGACGCCGTCACCGACGTCACCGGCACCACCGCCGACCTCACCGGCCTCACGCCCGGCGCCGTCTACCAGGTACGCGTCGTCGCGCACCGCGGCACCGACGCCACCGCCGGCGAGCCGTTCGAGGTCGTCGTGGCCGACGCCGTCGAACGCTGGCAGTCCGCCGACATCGGCTCCAACGCCGGCTCGGGCGGGTCGATCGTCGAGAACGCCGACGGCAGCATCACGTTCGACGCCCGTGCCAGCTCCACCAAGCTCGCGTCCTCCGAGGACGGCTTCCAGTACTACTACACGCAGATCGACCCGACGACGGAGAACTTCACGCTCACCGCGACGTTCCGCGTCGACGACGCCGCCACCAAGGACAACCAGTCCGGGTTCGGCGTGCTCGCCGTCGACACCCTCGTGCCCGGCGTGTCCGCCGCCCGCTACATGAACTCCGCCGGCGCGCTCGTCACCCGCTACGGCGAGGGCACCACCACCGTGCGGGACGGCACGCCCGGCGCCCGGTTCGTGCACGGCTACACCGGCGCCCCCGACGACGCCACCGCCGGCGCGCGCGACACCTCCGGGTCCGTCGTGTTCGACGAGACGTGGCGTTCCGACGTCACCTCCGGCCCCCGGTTCGCCACCGGCGACACCTTCACGTTCTCGCTGCGCGGCTCCAACACCGGCCACCACGCCACCTGGCTGCGGGACGCCGCCGACGGCGGCGACGTCGAGGTCATCTCCTACGACCCCGACATGCTGCTCCAGCAGGACGGCGACCACATCTACGTCGGCATGGCCGTCGCCCGCAAGATCCAGGTGACCGTCACCGACTGGGAGCTCACCACCGTCCGCCCCGAGGACGACGACGCGCCCCTCGACCCGCCCACCGTGCCCGTCGCCGCCACCCTCGGCGTCGACGTCACCCCCACCACCCCGCACCACACCCTCGACCTGCCGTTCGTCGCGAACATGCACGGCACCGGCCAGGTGCTCGACGCCGCCGGCGACATCGTGGTCGACGACGTCGAGCTCGCCCCCGGCGAGCGGGTCCTCGTGCCCGTCGACCTCACCGACGGCGTCAACGAGCTCACCGCTCGGCTCCTGCCCGACGCCGACCAGCCCCAGCTCGGCGACCGCGAGGAGCTCGCCTCCACCGACCCCGTCGACGTGCCCCTCACCCTCACCGTGCACGCGTACGGCGAACCGGGACAGTCGATCCGCGTCACCCCCGACGGCACACCCGACGGCACCGGCACCAGCGCCGACCCCCTCGACCTGCACACCGCCGTCGCGTACGCGCAGCCCGGCCAGCAGATCGTCCTCGCCGGCGGCACCTACGCCCTCGACCGCAAGGTCGTCGTCGGCCGCGGCCTCGACGGCACCCCCGACGCCCCCATCACCCTGATGTCGGCACCGGGCCAGCGCGCCACCCTCGACCTCGCCGGATCGCCCGACGGCGGCCTCGTCCTGCGCGGCGACTGGTGGCACGTCCACGACCTGGAGATCACCCGGTCGCGCGACAAGGCCAAGCCGATGCTCGTCGAGGGCCACCACAACGTCGTCGAACGCGTCGAGTCGCACCACAACGCCGACACCGGCATCCAGATCTCCGGCCGCTCCGCCGAACCGCCGACGATGTGGCCCTCCCACAACCTCGTCGTGTCCTCCGAGTCGCACCACAACGCCGACCCGGGCGGCAACGACGCGGACGGGTTCGGCGTCAAGCTCACCGTCGGCGAGGGCAACGTGCTGCGGCACAACATCGCCCACCACAACATCGACGACGGCTGGGACCTCTACGCCAAGTCCACCACCGGACCCATCGGCACCGTCGTCGTCGAGGACTCCGTCGCCTACGCCAACGGGTACCTCAGCGAGGACCCCACCCGCACCGGCGAGGGCAACGGGTTCAAGCTCGGCGGCGAGTCCATCCCCGGCGACCACCTGCTGCGCAACTCCGTCAGCTACGGCAATCTCGGCACCGGCGTCACCTCCAACTCCGGCCCCGACGTCCGCCTCGACGGCGTCACCTCCGTCGGCAACGACCGCGGCGTCCGCCTCGAGACCAACGCGTCCACCACCGCCTACGAGGCGCACGGCGTCATCTCCTGGCGCAACCCCGCCACCGACGTCCTCGGGCTCAAGCAGACCGACACGTCCCTCCTGACCAACCCGACCAACCACTGGAACCTCGGCGGGACGTCCGCGGTCGACGCGTCGTGGTTCGTCTCCACCGACGAGACCGTCGCCCCCGAGATCGCCGCCGACGGATCCGTCGACCTCCACGGCCTCTACGAGCTCACCGACGCCGCACCCGCCGACACCGGGGCCCGCCCCGCACCCGTCGACGACCCCACCGTCATCGAGCTCCTGCCCGAAGTCGGCGCCGAGCCCGGCCCCGCCCCCTGGTACGCCAGCACCGTCTACCTGCGCGGCGACGTCGTCCAGCACGACGGCACCGTCTACGAGGCCCGCTGGTGGAGCCGCAACCAGGAGCCCGGCATCTCCGCGTTCGGCCCCTGGACGGAGGTCGGGCCCGCCGACGCCGCCCCCGCCGTCGCCGAGTGCGCCCCCGCCTGGGAGCGGACCCGCACCTACACCGGCGGGGAGGTCGTCTCCCACGACGGCGTCAACCACCGCGCCCAGTGGTGGACCCGCGGCGACGAACCCGGCACCAGCGTCTGGGGGTCCTGGTCCGCCGTCGGGCCGTGCGCCTGA
- a CDS encoding NAD-dependent protein deacetylase: MQPAARPLAPTYQDRRWELPPDAVVRHGNVDDAARVLESRTLTVLTGAGISTDSGIPDYRSPDSPPRNPMTYQQFVGDDGFRRHYWARNHVGWQHVHRTHPNAGHRVLADLERRGVVRGVITQNVDLLHEDAGSRTVIDLHGRYDRVICLQCSRVISRAHLAERLDALNPGFVESVLDGGTTVADIEVAPDADAVIERTSHFRPADCEFCGGVLKPEIVYFGENVPRERVRQAFELVDSADALLVAGTSLTVMSGLRFVRHAAKAGMPVVVVNRGETRGDPLATVKVDAGVTETLTALAERL; this comes from the coding sequence GTGCAGCCCGCCGCCCGACCGCTCGCCCCGACCTACCAGGACCGCCGCTGGGAGCTGCCGCCGGACGCCGTCGTCCGTCACGGCAACGTCGACGACGCCGCCCGCGTCCTGGAGAGCCGCACCCTCACGGTGCTCACCGGCGCGGGGATCTCCACCGACTCCGGCATCCCCGACTACCGCTCCCCCGACTCGCCGCCGCGCAACCCGATGACGTACCAGCAGTTCGTGGGCGACGACGGGTTCCGCCGCCACTATTGGGCCCGCAACCACGTGGGCTGGCAGCACGTGCACCGCACGCACCCGAACGCGGGGCACCGGGTGCTCGCCGACCTGGAGCGGCGCGGCGTCGTGCGCGGCGTCATCACGCAGAACGTGGACCTCCTGCACGAGGACGCCGGGTCGCGCACCGTCATCGACCTGCACGGCCGCTACGACCGCGTCATCTGCCTGCAGTGCTCCCGGGTGATCTCCCGCGCGCACCTCGCCGAGCGTCTCGACGCCCTCAACCCGGGCTTCGTGGAGTCCGTGCTCGACGGCGGCACGACGGTCGCGGACATCGAGGTCGCGCCCGACGCGGACGCCGTCATCGAGCGGACGTCGCACTTCCGGCCCGCGGACTGCGAGTTCTGCGGCGGCGTGCTCAAGCCGGAGATCGTCTACTTCGGGGAGAACGTGCCGCGGGAGCGGGTGCGGCAGGCGTTCGAGCTCGTCGACTCGGCGGACGCCCTGCTCGTGGCGGGCACGAGCCTCACCGTGATGAGCGGGCTGCGGTTCGTGCGGCACGCCGCGAAGGCGGGCATGCCCGTCGTCGTCGTCAACCGCGGCGAGACGCGCGGCGACCCGCTCGCGACCGTCAAGGTCGACGCCGGGGTCACCGAGACCCTGACGGCGCTCGCCGAGCGGCTCTGA
- a CDS encoding phytoene desaturase family protein codes for MIDVVVVGSGPNGLSAAVTLARVGLGVTVLEAQPTVGGGARTLPLGLADGVVHDVCSAVHPMAWASPFFRAFDLPAHGVELLTPEVSFAQPLPDGRAGVAYRDLDRTVDRLGVDGGAWRRLLGPLAAGWEATVALAMGDKRSVPPGLLDGAGVRAAVRFGSALPEQGSRAWGARFRTAEAAALLTGVAAHAITPLPSLAAAGTALLLGALGHAGPRPPGHGARAGGPARPADTGPVPPDGGWPVPRGGSGAITAALAADLLAHGGTVVTDHPVRSRADLPAARAYLFDTDPATLVRVLGADLRPSRRQALTRFPRGNAAAKVDVVLSGPVPWTAPEVRRAGTVHVGGTRADMVRAEAAVAAGRHADAPMCLVSDPAVADPSREVGGLRPLWAYAHVPAGSDRDVTQDVLDRVEAFAPGVRDLVVASRCTPAAAMTVHNPNLVGGDIAGGSPDLWRMLARPVAAPDPYRQSGGAYLCSASTPPGPGVHGMAGYHAARRAARKVFGLRLPAL; via the coding sequence ATGATCGACGTCGTGGTGGTCGGGTCCGGCCCGAACGGTCTGTCGGCCGCGGTGACGCTCGCCCGGGTGGGCCTGGGCGTGACGGTCCTGGAGGCGCAGCCGACGGTCGGCGGCGGTGCCCGCACCCTGCCCCTCGGCCTCGCCGACGGCGTGGTGCACGACGTCTGCTCGGCGGTGCACCCGATGGCGTGGGCGTCGCCGTTCTTCCGCGCGTTCGACCTGCCCGCCCATGGGGTGGAGCTGCTGACCCCGGAGGTGTCGTTCGCGCAGCCGCTGCCGGACGGGCGTGCCGGGGTCGCGTACCGGGACCTGGACCGCACGGTGGACCGGCTGGGCGTCGACGGCGGTGCGTGGCGTCGACTGCTGGGGCCGCTCGCCGCCGGCTGGGAGGCGACCGTCGCCCTGGCGATGGGCGACAAGCGGTCCGTGCCGCCCGGCCTGCTGGACGGCGCCGGGGTGCGCGCCGCGGTCCGGTTCGGGTCCGCGCTGCCGGAGCAGGGGTCGCGGGCGTGGGGGGCACGGTTCCGCACCGCGGAGGCGGCCGCGCTGCTCACCGGGGTGGCGGCGCACGCGATCACCCCGCTGCCGTCCCTGGCGGCCGCGGGCACGGCGCTGCTGCTCGGCGCGCTGGGGCACGCCGGGCCGCGGCCGCCCGGACACGGCGCACGGGCGGGCGGCCCCGCTCGACCCGCGGACACCGGTCCTGTCCCGCCCGACGGCGGATGGCCCGTCCCCCGCGGCGGCTCGGGCGCGATCACGGCGGCCCTGGCCGCGGACCTGCTGGCGCACGGCGGCACGGTCGTCACCGACCACCCGGTGCGCTCGCGCGCCGACCTCCCCGCGGCGCGGGCCTACCTGTTCGACACGGACCCGGCGACGCTGGTGCGCGTCCTGGGGGCGGACCTGCGGCCGTCGCGGCGGCAAGCGCTGACCCGGTTCCCGCGCGGGAACGCCGCCGCCAAGGTGGACGTCGTGCTGTCGGGGCCCGTGCCGTGGACGGCACCGGAGGTGCGTCGCGCCGGGACGGTGCACGTGGGCGGCACGCGTGCGGACATGGTGCGCGCGGAGGCGGCCGTCGCGGCGGGCCGGCACGCCGACGCCCCGATGTGCCTCGTCAGCGACCCCGCCGTCGCCGACCCCTCCCGCGAGGTCGGCGGCCTGCGCCCGCTGTGGGCGTACGCGCACGTGCCCGCGGGCTCGGACCGGGACGTCACGCAGGACGTCCTGGACCGCGTCGAGGCGTTCGCGCCCGGGGTGCGCGACCTCGTCGTGGCGAGCCGCTGCACCCCGGCGGCGGCGATGACCGTCCACAACCCGAACCTCGTCGGCGGGGACATCGCGGGCGGGTCGCCCGACCTGTGGCGCATGCTCGCCCGCCCGGTCGCCGCGCCCGACCCGTACCGGCAGTCCGGCGGCGCCTACCTGTGCTCGGCGTCGACGCCGCCCGGACCGGGCGTGCACGGCATGGCCGGGTACCACGCGGCCCGGCGCGCGGCGCGCAAGGTGTTCGGCCTGCGCCTGCCCGCCCTCTGA
- a CDS encoding DUF4097 family beta strand repeat-containing protein produces the protein MTGTRDLSPTVPPATGPGAPEPRGRSGVGRVLLVVGVTFAALAAVWGGVHLVDLALTDTTRTQDSYGASPRVELVADGEVTVRAADDATGVDVDLVSRGGLVTPEHTVQELGDALVVTNECPPWAALVSWTCSGGIDAVVPAGTEVVVRTSNGDVLAAGPVGSADIDTSNGRVRAEGVGGDLVARSSNGDVEAVDVDGRAELRTSNGGIEVRDVTGDVDARTSNGRVDVAAVTGDLTAQTSNGRVEVSDVGGSADVRSSNGRVDVAAVAGDVFARTSNGDVTVVGDGEPVRLTLDTSNGDEIIEGATDPAATRSVEIRSSNGDVAFLAP, from the coding sequence ATGACCGGGACCCGCGACCTCAGCCCCACCGTCCCGCCCGCCACCGGGCCCGGTGCCCCCGAACCCCGCGGCCGCAGCGGCGTCGGGCGGGTCCTGCTCGTCGTCGGCGTGACGTTCGCCGCGCTCGCCGCCGTCTGGGGCGGCGTGCACCTCGTGGACCTCGCGCTGACCGACACGACACGGACGCAGGACTCGTACGGCGCGTCCCCGCGGGTCGAGCTCGTCGCCGACGGCGAGGTGACCGTGCGGGCGGCCGACGACGCCACCGGCGTGGACGTCGACCTCGTCTCCCGCGGCGGGCTCGTCACCCCCGAGCACACGGTCCAGGAGCTCGGGGACGCGCTGGTCGTCACGAACGAGTGCCCCCCGTGGGCGGCGCTCGTGTCGTGGACGTGCTCCGGCGGCATCGACGCCGTCGTGCCCGCGGGGACCGAGGTCGTGGTGCGGACGTCGAACGGCGACGTGCTCGCCGCCGGTCCCGTCGGGTCGGCCGACATCGACACGTCCAACGGCCGCGTGCGGGCCGAGGGCGTCGGCGGGGACCTCGTCGCCCGGTCGTCGAACGGCGACGTGGAGGCGGTCGACGTCGACGGCCGCGCCGAGCTGCGCACCTCCAACGGCGGCATCGAGGTGCGGGACGTGACCGGGGACGTGGACGCACGGACCTCCAACGGGCGGGTCGACGTCGCCGCCGTGACCGGTGACCTCACCGCGCAGACGTCGAACGGTCGTGTCGAGGTGTCCGACGTCGGCGGGTCGGCCGACGTGCGTTCCAGCAACGGGCGCGTCGACGTCGCCGCCGTGGCCGGAGACGTCTTCGCCCGGACGTCGAACGGGGACGTGACGGTGGTCGGCGACGGCGAGCCGGTGCGGCTGACCCTGGACACGTCGAACGGCGACGAGATCATCGAGGGCGCCACCGACCCGGCCGCCACCCGGTCCGTGGAGATCCGCAGCTCCAACGGCGACGTGGCGTTCCTCGCCCCCTGA